A window of Pyrinomonadaceae bacterium genomic DNA:
CACGATCTGCTGCGCAACCTGATCATTGAGCTGGGAATGAAAGTTGAACGCGTCGTCGTCACGTCATTGCGCGACAACACCTTCTACGCCGTCATCGAATTGAGTTCCGGCAATGGCGAACCGATGCGCCTGGATTCGCGGCCTTCAGATGCGATTGCCTTGGCGTTGCGCGCTGACTGTCCAATCTTCGTGGACCTCGAAGTAATTCAGGCGTCGCGAAACTCGATTGCCACCGACGACGAGACGATCGAAGAATCAGCTCCCGCTGAGGAAGAATGGCCCGAAGTAATTGGTGACGCGGGCGACCTCCCGATGTAAGATAGGCCGAATTGCGGATGAGGTATAACGACAGAGAGTGATAATCGCAATCGCGAACCAGAAAGGTGGCGTCGGCAAAACGACCACCGCCATCAATCTCGCCGCTGCGTTCGCCAGACGCGGCTCAAAGACGCTTCTCCTCGATCTCGATCCCCAGGGCAATAGTTCAATTTCATTTCTCGATCCTTTGACGGTCGAGAAGTCGGCCTACGATCTGATGATGGACGGGCAGGGAACTGAAGAGCTTCCGATTTACAAATCGAAGGAAAAAGACCTCGACATTATTCCGGCGCGAATCAGTCTGGCGAAGCTGGAGTCGAAGCTGGTCGGCGATTTCGACGCACCTTTTCGTCTGAAAGACCGGATTGAGCCGCTGAAGAAAGTCTATAAGGTAATCGTGATCGACACGCCGCCGACACTCGGTTTGATCACGGTGAACGCGCTGGTCGCTTCGAGTCACGTGCTTATTCCGATTCAGTCATCCTATTTCGCTTTGGAAGGCACGGATGACCTGCTGGAAACGATCGAGAAGGTAAAGGCCAGGCCAAATCCCAATCTCGAAATGCTGGGCGTGCTCGTGACGCTTCACGACAAGAGGACTACGCTTGGGAAAGAGGTCTTCGAGCAAATTCGTCGCGTCTTTGGGCCGAAGCTTTTCAATACTGTGATCACGAAGAGCGTGCGGCTCGAGGAGTCGCCGGCCTACAAAGAATCAATCTTCACATTCGCGCCGCAGTCTTCGGGCGCCCAAGAGTACGAAAAACTTTGTAAAGAGGTACTGACCCGTGTCTAGAAGAGGTTTACCCGCCGGTTTAAGCATGCGCCACGACGCGCACTATGTGGAAGAGTTGACGCAGGAACGCGTCAGCCATGTGGGCCGCGTAATTCCGATCGACAAACTCGATCCCAATCCGGACCAACCACGCACGGAGATTGGCGACCTGACGGAACTCACCGCGTCGATTAAAGAAAAGGGCGTGCTTGAGCCGTTGTTGGTCAAACCGACGTTCGGTCGCTGGATGATCATCGCC
This region includes:
- a CDS encoding ParA family protein; the encoded protein is MIIAIANQKGGVGKTTTAINLAAAFARRGSKTLLLDLDPQGNSSISFLDPLTVEKSAYDLMMDGQGTEELPIYKSKEKDLDIIPARISLAKLESKLVGDFDAPFRLKDRIEPLKKVYKVIVIDTPPTLGLITVNALVASSHVLIPIQSSYFALEGTDDLLETIEKVKARPNPNLEMLGVLVTLHDKRTTLGKEVFEQIRRVFGPKLFNTVITKSVRLEESPAYKESIFTFAPQSSGAQEYEKLCKEVLTRV
- a CDS encoding bifunctional nuclease family protein, giving the protein MEIEVKIRALMMDPNSGTPIIILKDVNSETMLPIWVGAYEANAIALEIEKIAPPRPMTHDLLRNLIIELGMKVERVVVTSLRDNTFYAVIELSSGNGEPMRLDSRPSDAIALALRADCPIFVDLEVIQASRNSIATDDETIEESAPAEEEWPEVIGDAGDLPM